From a region of the Deltaproteobacteria bacterium genome:
- a CDS encoding alpha/beta fold hydrolase has protein sequence MFVDVPAPHGILEAVYWDVPRPRACAVVLHPHPQLGGSMHHHAPYRIARALRDAQVACVRFNFRGVGRSSGKFAEGIGEREDVAAGLAFLAEKHSDAPLWIAGYSFGAWVGLHTASTDPRVRAVLLAGVAVKMFAHEAKVNAPLAVIQGADDEFGPASEVEAALRPLSAQFKFTSIAGADHLFTNQLDALEQAARDSIAWLLDPR, from the coding sequence ATGTTCGTGGACGTCCCGGCGCCGCACGGGATCCTGGAAGCCGTGTACTGGGATGTGCCGCGCCCGCGCGCGTGCGCGGTGGTGCTCCATCCGCACCCGCAGCTCGGCGGCAGCATGCACCACCACGCGCCGTACCGAATCGCTCGCGCGCTCCGCGATGCGCAGGTGGCGTGCGTACGCTTCAACTTCCGCGGCGTGGGACGCTCGAGCGGCAAGTTTGCCGAGGGCATCGGCGAGCGCGAGGACGTCGCGGCCGGCCTGGCGTTCCTCGCGGAGAAGCACTCGGACGCTCCCTTGTGGATCGCGGGCTACTCATTCGGCGCCTGGGTGGGCTTGCACACGGCGTCGACGGATCCGCGGGTCCGCGCGGTGCTGCTCGCAGGCGTGGCGGTGAAGATGTTCGCGCACGAAGCGAAGGTGAACGCGCCGCTCGCGGTGATCCAGGGCGCGGATGACGAGTTCGGGCCAGCCTCAGAAGTCGAAGCCGCGCTGCGACCGCTGAGCGCCCAGTTCAAGTTCACTTCAATTGCCGGTGCGGATCACCTCTTCACAAACCAGCTCGACGCGCTCGAGCAGGCGGCGCGCGACTCGATCGCGTGGCTCCTGGATCCGCGCTGA
- a CDS encoding 2,3,4,5-tetrahydropyridine-2,6-dicarboxylate N-succinyltransferase, with product MSDLLAHKPLIEAAFADRAKLQDPAHANAVRAVLDALDAGTLRVAEKIDGAWVTNAWVKQAILLYFGLAQMQVHEVGPFEFHDKIPLKKNLAKANVRVVPPGTVRYGSFLEPGVILMPGYVNIGARVGAGTMVDTWATVGSCAQVGQNVHLSGGVGLGGVLEPPAASPVIIEDRAFVGSRCIVVEGVVVEEEAVLGANVVLTSSTQIIDVTGSKEKIYKGRVPARSVVIPGTRLKKFPAGEYGVPCALIIGQRKASTDTKTSLNQALRDFAVPV from the coding sequence ATGTCCGACCTGCTCGCCCACAAGCCGCTCATCGAGGCCGCGTTCGCCGACCGCGCCAAGCTCCAGGATCCCGCGCACGCCAACGCCGTCCGCGCCGTGCTCGACGCGCTCGATGCGGGCACGCTCCGCGTGGCCGAGAAGATCGACGGCGCCTGGGTGACGAACGCCTGGGTGAAGCAGGCCATCCTGCTCTACTTCGGCCTGGCGCAGATGCAGGTGCACGAGGTGGGGCCTTTCGAGTTCCACGACAAGATCCCGCTCAAGAAGAACCTCGCCAAGGCGAACGTCCGCGTGGTTCCGCCGGGCACGGTGCGCTACGGCTCGTTCCTCGAGCCGGGCGTGATCCTCATGCCGGGCTACGTGAACATCGGCGCGCGCGTAGGCGCGGGGACCATGGTCGACACCTGGGCCACCGTCGGCTCGTGTGCGCAGGTGGGCCAGAACGTGCACCTCTCCGGCGGCGTGGGGCTTGGCGGCGTGCTGGAGCCGCCCGCTGCGAGCCCGGTGATCATCGAGGACCGCGCGTTCGTCGGCTCGCGATGCATCGTGGTCGAGGGCGTGGTGGTCGAAGAGGAAGCCGTGCTCGGCGCGAACGTGGTGCTCACCTCGAGCACGCAGATCATCGACGTCACCGGCAGCAAAGAGAAGATCTACAAGGGCCGCGTGCCCGCGCGGAGCGTGGTCATCCCCGGCACGCGATTGAAGAAGTTCCCCGCCGGCGAGTACGGCGTGCCCTGCGCGCTGATCATCGGGCAGCGCAAGGCCAGCACCGACACCAAGACCAGCTTGAACCAGGCGCTGCGCGACTTCGCCGTGCCGGTTTAA
- a CDS encoding formimidoylglutamate deiminase, with protein sequence MALRAYLPDLVYADGAFRSGVAIVVNDARIVSVGAAPSGIEHIRLANRAALPGLVNAHSHAFQRAIRGRTEWRSPGHAADDFWTWREQMYAAAMRLSPEGVFAVSRMCFLEMALAGITSVGEFHYLHRAPDGSAYADANELAHRVIAAAQEVGIRIALLRVAYQRAGFNAPKNPLQSRFVEPNVETYLDISEQLHARYRDDRAWVGAAPHSVRAVDRTWIAGISAWAHAKKLPVHMHVAEQPKEIRDCQAEHGKTPVGLLAELGALGPRFTAVHAVHLTDADKAALRDSKSTICACPTTERNLGDGILDPTVTNIALGTDSQVQIDLLEDARELEYHLRLQKLERAILPPQGDGLTGLATRLFTAATANGARSIGSGAGAIAAGESADFFTVDLDDPSIAGARANDLLASVVFSLERTAIRDVIVRGMRIVEEGRHARQAEITAEYTREVRALWENA encoded by the coding sequence ATGGCCTTGCGCGCGTACCTCCCTGACCTCGTCTACGCGGACGGCGCGTTTCGATCCGGTGTGGCCATCGTGGTCAACGACGCGCGCATCGTGAGCGTGGGCGCGGCCCCGAGCGGCATCGAGCACATCCGGCTCGCCAACCGCGCGGCCTTGCCGGGCCTGGTGAACGCGCACAGCCACGCGTTCCAGCGCGCCATTCGCGGGCGCACCGAGTGGCGCTCGCCGGGCCACGCCGCCGACGACTTCTGGACCTGGCGCGAGCAGATGTACGCCGCGGCCATGCGGCTCTCGCCCGAGGGCGTGTTCGCTGTTTCGCGGATGTGCTTTCTGGAGATGGCGCTCGCGGGCATCACCAGCGTGGGCGAGTTCCACTACCTGCACCGCGCGCCGGATGGCTCGGCCTACGCGGATGCGAACGAGCTCGCGCATCGGGTGATCGCCGCGGCGCAGGAAGTGGGCATTCGCATCGCGCTGCTGCGCGTGGCCTACCAGCGCGCAGGCTTCAACGCGCCCAAGAACCCGCTTCAGTCGCGCTTTGTCGAGCCGAATGTTGAGACATATCTCGATATATCTGAACAACTCCACGCCCGCTACCGCGACGACCGGGCCTGGGTGGGCGCAGCGCCGCACAGCGTCCGGGCGGTGGATCGCACCTGGATCGCCGGGATCTCCGCGTGGGCGCACGCGAAGAAGCTGCCCGTGCACATGCACGTGGCCGAGCAGCCCAAGGAGATCCGCGACTGCCAGGCCGAGCACGGCAAGACGCCGGTGGGGTTGCTGGCGGAGCTGGGCGCGCTGGGGCCGCGCTTCACGGCGGTGCACGCGGTGCACCTCACCGACGCCGACAAGGCCGCGCTGCGCGACTCGAAGTCCACCATCTGCGCATGCCCGACGACCGAGCGAAATCTGGGCGACGGGATCTTGGATCCGACCGTCACGAACATCGCGCTCGGCACCGACAGCCAGGTGCAGATCGATCTTCTCGAGGACGCGCGCGAGCTCGAGTACCACCTGCGCCTGCAGAAGCTGGAGCGCGCGATCCTTCCGCCACAGGGCGACGGGCTCACCGGCCTCGCGACGCGCTTGTTTACGGCGGCCACCGCGAACGGCGCGCGCAGCATCGGCTCGGGCGCGGGCGCGATTGCTGCCGGCGAGAGCGCGGATTTCTTCACCGTGGATCTCGACGATCCATCGATTGCCGGCGCGCGCGCGAACGACCTGCTCGCGAGCGTGGTGTTCTCCCTCGAGCGCACGGCCATTCGCGACGTGATCGTGCGTGGCATGCGAATCGTCGAAGAGGGTCGCCACGCGCGGCAGGCCGAGATCACCGCCGAGTACACGCGCGAGGTCCGCGCGCTCTGGGAGAACGCATGA
- a CDS encoding TlpA family protein disulfide reductase has product MTALLLALTITAAPTKPAPAKDAKHFPLLATTKAVLALPAFKAKGTHVVHFWATWCGPCREELPGFMKKAQELGKKGVDFTFISADEPADVEELGFSMMTQFGGFFAQAKHYVLSPDIDPHTMTKKVAPEWTQPTIPATFIFKDGKRIGSFHGADEAHALDSLLPPPPAPKPAAPAPKK; this is encoded by the coding sequence ATGACCGCGCTGCTGCTCGCCCTCACGATCACGGCCGCGCCCACGAAGCCTGCGCCAGCCAAGGACGCCAAGCACTTCCCGCTGCTGGCCACGACCAAGGCCGTGCTCGCGCTGCCGGCGTTCAAGGCCAAGGGCACGCACGTGGTGCACTTCTGGGCCACGTGGTGCGGGCCGTGCCGCGAGGAGCTGCCTGGCTTCATGAAGAAGGCTCAGGAGCTGGGCAAGAAGGGCGTGGACTTCACCTTCATCTCCGCCGACGAGCCCGCCGACGTGGAGGAGCTGGGCTTCTCGATGATGACCCAGTTCGGCGGCTTCTTCGCGCAGGCCAAGCACTACGTGCTCTCGCCCGACATCGATCCGCACACCATGACCAAGAAGGTCGCGCCCGAGTGGACGCAGCCCACCATCCCCGCGACCTTCATCTTCAAGGACGGCAAGCGCATCGGCTCGTTCCACGGCGCCGACGAAGCGCACGCCCTCGACAGCCTGCTCCCCCCGCCACCCGCGCCCAAGCCGGCCGCACCGGCGCCGAAGAAGTGA
- a CDS encoding 4a-hydroxytetrahydrobiopterin dehydratase, with product MKKLTDAEIRTELEKLPGWRKQGEAITKTFELPSFARAVEVVNAVAKHADSVDHHPDMLIQYRKLTFTLNTHDVGGVSAKDIELAKNVDQLAK from the coding sequence GTGAAGAAGCTGACCGACGCCGAGATCCGCACCGAGCTGGAGAAGCTGCCGGGCTGGCGCAAGCAGGGCGAGGCGATCACCAAGACCTTCGAGCTGCCCTCGTTCGCGCGGGCGGTCGAGGTGGTGAACGCCGTGGCCAAGCACGCCGACTCGGTGGATCACCACCCGGACATGCTCATCCAGTACCGCAAGCTCACCTTCACGCTGAACACCCACGACGTGGGCGGCGTGAGCGCGAAGGACATCGAGCTCGCCAAGAACGTCGACCAGCTCGCGAAGTAG
- the dctP gene encoding TRAP transporter substrate-binding protein DctP has protein sequence MRSIKLSLIAMILALPLAAQAEVVIKIGTIAPEGSTWHKALIEMGQKWTEASGGTVKVKIYPGGVAGDEGAMVTKMRIGQLNSAAISAVGLHDITPEPQALAVPELIRSYGELDYVMGKVGPELEKSLADKGFVVLLWSDAGFVKFFSKDPAATPTEMAAQPTFCWSGDPKAENAWRAAGFKPVVISSTEMVPSLQNGLIKSFTTSELLSASIGWFQYAPNMTDVSWGILPGAVVIEKKTWDKITPDVQQKILKAAAEGGQALRENLRKQQEESRAAMVKRGLKVVPVSDAQKDLWIKAAEASYPTLRGGSVPAGIFDEVQKYAAEYRASHK, from the coding sequence ATGCGTTCCATCAAGCTGAGCCTGATCGCGATGATCCTGGCGCTGCCGCTCGCCGCGCAGGCCGAAGTGGTGATCAAGATCGGCACCATCGCGCCCGAGGGGAGCACCTGGCACAAGGCGCTCATCGAGATGGGCCAGAAGTGGACCGAGGCCTCGGGCGGCACGGTGAAGGTGAAGATCTACCCGGGCGGCGTGGCCGGCGACGAAGGCGCCATGGTCACCAAGATGCGCATCGGCCAGCTCAACTCCGCGGCCATCAGCGCGGTGGGCCTGCACGACATCACCCCCGAGCCGCAGGCGCTGGCGGTGCCGGAGCTCATCCGCAGCTACGGCGAGCTCGACTACGTGATGGGCAAGGTGGGCCCCGAGCTGGAGAAGTCGCTCGCCGACAAGGGCTTCGTCGTCTTGCTCTGGAGCGACGCCGGCTTCGTGAAGTTCTTCAGCAAGGACCCGGCGGCCACGCCCACCGAGATGGCGGCCCAGCCCACCTTCTGCTGGAGCGGTGACCCCAAGGCCGAGAACGCCTGGCGCGCGGCGGGCTTCAAGCCGGTGGTGATCAGCTCCACGGAGATGGTGCCCTCGCTGCAGAACGGGCTCATCAAGAGCTTCACCACCAGCGAGCTGCTCTCGGCGAGCATCGGCTGGTTCCAGTACGCGCCCAACATGACCGACGTGTCGTGGGGCATCCTCCCGGGCGCGGTGGTCATCGAGAAGAAGACCTGGGACAAGATCACCCCCGACGTGCAGCAGAAGATCCTCAAGGCCGCGGCCGAGGGTGGCCAGGCGCTGCGCGAGAACCTCCGCAAGCAGCAGGAGGAGTCGCGGGCGGCGATGGTGAAGCGCGGCCTCAAGGTCGTGCCCGTGAGCGACGCGCAGAAGGATCTCTGGATCAAGGCCGCCGAGGCCAGCTACCCCACGCTCCGCGGCGGCAGCGTGCCCGCGGGGATCTTCGACGAGGTCCAGAAGTACGCGGCGGAGTACCGCGCCAGCCACAAGTAG
- the dapE gene encoding succinyl-diaminopimelate desuccinylase → MSLLAPASLAERTLQLCAIPSVIGDERAICDALEAWAKQHFGAGELRRIGHSLVLGKLDDPRPTVALVGHIDTVPLHPGDAAPRIVGERVHGLGASDMKGGVAVMMALAEKLDRPSLPVNLAFVLYEREEGPYAENGLEPLFAALPQLGKFALAICMEPTDGQLQVGCVGSLHATLVFSGKSAHSARPWQGENAVHKAGGFLAELHARQRVPVERDGLMFYEVMHVTRAEGGRARNVIPERFELNLNVRFAPGKTIEQAQAEVRALVRERAVVTFTDLSPSGRVCLDNPHVQRFLRSNGAPVTAKQAWTDVARFGVRGVDAVNYGPGETSQAHQANESAPIAALEHAFTHLKNFLESRP, encoded by the coding sequence ATGAGCCTCCTCGCCCCCGCTTCGCTGGCCGAGCGCACCCTGCAGCTCTGCGCCATCCCCAGCGTGATCGGCGACGAGCGCGCGATCTGCGACGCCCTGGAGGCCTGGGCCAAGCAGCACTTCGGCGCGGGAGAGCTGCGTCGCATCGGGCACTCGCTGGTGCTGGGCAAGCTCGACGATCCGCGTCCGACCGTCGCGCTCGTCGGCCACATCGACACCGTCCCGCTTCATCCTGGCGACGCCGCCCCGCGCATCGTGGGCGAGCGCGTGCACGGCCTGGGCGCCTCGGACATGAAGGGCGGCGTGGCGGTGATGATGGCCCTCGCCGAGAAGCTCGACCGCCCTTCACTCCCGGTGAATCTCGCATTCGTGCTCTACGAGCGCGAGGAGGGGCCGTACGCCGAGAACGGGCTCGAGCCGCTCTTCGCCGCGCTGCCGCAGCTCGGAAAGTTCGCGCTCGCCATCTGCATGGAGCCCACCGACGGCCAGCTTCAGGTGGGCTGCGTGGGCAGTCTGCATGCGACGCTCGTGTTCAGCGGCAAGAGCGCGCACTCCGCGCGGCCGTGGCAGGGCGAGAACGCGGTCCACAAGGCGGGCGGGTTTCTGGCCGAGCTGCACGCGCGTCAGCGCGTGCCCGTGGAGCGCGATGGGCTGATGTTCTACGAGGTCATGCACGTCACCCGCGCCGAGGGCGGCCGCGCGCGCAACGTGATCCCCGAGCGCTTCGAGCTCAACCTCAACGTCCGCTTCGCCCCGGGAAAGACCATCGAGCAGGCCCAGGCCGAGGTGCGCGCGCTGGTGCGCGAGCGCGCCGTGGTGACGTTCACGGATCTCAGCCCCTCGGGTCGCGTCTGCCTGGACAACCCGCACGTGCAGCGCTTCCTGCGCAGCAACGGCGCGCCGGTGACCGCCAAGCAGGCCTGGACCGACGTCGCCCGCTTCGGCGTCCGCGGGGTGGACGCGGTGAATTACGGCCCCGGCGAGACGTCCCAAGCACACCAGGCCAACGAGAGCGCGCCCATCGCCGCGCTCGAGCACGCCTTCACGCACCTCAAGAACTTCCTGGAGTCGCGCCCATGA
- the argE gene encoding acetylornithine deacetylase, producing MTPAEHLKQLVAIDSTSTLSNAPMIELLEQKLRAKGLRTSRHAYVDAKGVQKQNLVARAGPDGDPQLALVGHTDCVPYDASWKEALILTPKDGKLYARGACDTKGFIACALHAVESTDLGSLRAPLAMIFTADEEVGCIGAKELADAKPFQVKYAIVGEPTQLQPVRANKGYCLGEIEIRGKEGHSAYPEKGASAIRAAGRVLAALDGLDGELRALPDPAFAPPFTTLNVGLISGGKAKNIIPGSCKLTLEWRPVPSQDARLVVKRVLDILKQVCSAEPGLDYTFDPGRLDLGFATVPTSEIVKFVEREVNQKPGTVAFGTEGPQLTDLGAEVVVFGPGDIRVAHQTGEFVPEADLAECTRVLQKAVKQFCG from the coding sequence ATGACCCCGGCTGAGCACCTGAAGCAGCTCGTGGCCATCGACTCCACCTCGACGCTCTCCAACGCGCCGATGATCGAGCTCCTCGAGCAGAAGCTGCGCGCCAAGGGCTTGCGCACCTCGCGGCACGCGTACGTCGATGCGAAGGGCGTGCAGAAGCAGAACCTCGTCGCGCGCGCGGGGCCCGACGGTGATCCGCAGCTCGCGCTGGTGGGCCACACCGACTGCGTGCCCTACGACGCCTCGTGGAAAGAGGCGCTCATCCTCACGCCGAAGGACGGCAAGCTCTACGCGCGCGGCGCCTGCGACACCAAAGGCTTCATCGCCTGTGCGCTCCATGCGGTGGAGTCGACGGATCTCGGATCTTTGCGCGCGCCGCTGGCGATGATCTTCACCGCCGACGAAGAGGTTGGCTGCATCGGCGCCAAGGAGCTCGCCGACGCCAAGCCGTTCCAGGTGAAGTACGCGATCGTCGGCGAGCCCACCCAGCTCCAGCCGGTGCGCGCGAACAAGGGCTACTGCCTCGGCGAGATCGAAATCCGCGGCAAGGAAGGGCACAGCGCGTATCCCGAGAAGGGGGCGTCGGCGATTCGCGCGGCGGGCCGCGTGCTCGCGGCGCTCGACGGCCTCGATGGCGAGCTGCGCGCGCTGCCGGATCCGGCCTTCGCGCCGCCGTTCACGACGCTGAACGTAGGGCTCATCAGCGGCGGCAAGGCGAAGAACATCATCCCCGGGAGCTGCAAGCTCACGCTCGAGTGGCGCCCGGTGCCGAGCCAGGACGCGCGGCTCGTGGTGAAGCGGGTGCTCGACATCCTGAAGCAGGTATGCAGCGCCGAGCCGGGCCTCGACTACACGTTCGATCCGGGTCGCTTGGATCTCGGCTTCGCGACCGTACCCACGAGCGAGATCGTGAAGTTCGTGGAGCGCGAGGTGAACCAGAAGCCGGGCACGGTCGCGTTCGGCACCGAGGGACCGCAGCTCACCGATCTGGGCGCCGAGGTCGTGGTCTTCGGACCTGGCGATATTCGCGTGGCGCACCAGACCGGCGAGTTCGTGCCCGAGGCAGATCTCGCAGAGTGCACGCGCGTGCTGCAGAAGGCCGTGAAGCAGTTCTGCGGCTGA
- a CDS encoding ABC transporter ATP-binding protein: MRPESASVLAAFFFTAILAAATSGFAWLVGPLLRAVLVGQLPDNTGWLGRFLARVHPGPMDPASLLLVLPIGLVGLAAAKALAQFAQSNLLQAAGVRVTARLRRALYEKLLALPPAFFQDKHSGELFNRFTTDVANVELVVTQALVSYVKDTLTVVSLLVMCALLDLRLLGVLLAAVPLAAWPIARFAKGLKRIAQRSQGALGRVTERVSEVLSQMRVVQAYRQEGAELARFDSAQSIYLDEMRRSFLVRAAFTPILENLGVIGLALAIAVAARAIAQGALDSAHLLSFLAAAMLLYQPVKALSGTGQLVVTALASAERLFEILDADASPDSPNAKPLAPFTSEVHFENLTFSYGDKPVLRGLELTVRRGERVALVGTSGAGKSTLANLLLGFWRPTSGAIRVDGVDLCDATLASWRAQLALVTQEPVLFYGTVRENLMAARPGANEAELRDACQAAGALDFVLALPGGFDAPVGERGGLLSGGQRQRLALARALLRAAPILVLDEATSALDSESEQLVEQGVARLLEGRTAVIIAHRLSTIQRCDRIAVIHEGRVAEEGDHASLLAKNGLYAQLWQSFVGVKAA; the protein is encoded by the coding sequence TTGCGCCCCGAGTCCGCGAGCGTGCTCGCGGCGTTCTTCTTCACCGCGATACTCGCGGCCGCGACGTCCGGCTTTGCCTGGCTCGTCGGGCCCTTGCTGCGCGCGGTGCTCGTGGGCCAGCTCCCCGACAACACCGGCTGGCTGGGACGCTTCCTGGCGCGCGTGCATCCAGGACCGATGGATCCGGCGTCGCTGCTCCTGGTGCTGCCGATTGGATTGGTGGGGCTCGCGGCGGCCAAGGCGTTGGCGCAGTTCGCGCAGAGCAACCTCCTGCAGGCAGCGGGCGTGCGCGTGACCGCACGGCTGCGGCGCGCGCTGTACGAGAAGCTGCTCGCGCTGCCGCCCGCATTCTTCCAGGACAAGCACTCGGGCGAGCTCTTCAACCGCTTCACGACCGATGTCGCCAACGTGGAGCTCGTCGTCACGCAGGCGCTGGTGAGCTACGTGAAGGACACGCTCACGGTGGTGTCGCTGCTGGTGATGTGCGCGCTGCTCGACCTGCGCTTGCTCGGGGTGCTGCTCGCGGCCGTGCCGCTCGCGGCGTGGCCGATCGCTCGATTCGCGAAGGGCCTCAAGCGCATCGCCCAGCGGAGCCAGGGCGCGCTCGGACGCGTGACCGAGCGGGTGAGCGAGGTGCTCTCGCAGATGCGCGTGGTGCAGGCGTATCGCCAGGAAGGCGCCGAGCTCGCCCGCTTCGACTCGGCACAATCGATATATCTCGATGAGATGCGCCGCTCGTTCTTGGTGCGCGCGGCGTTCACGCCGATCCTCGAGAACCTGGGCGTGATCGGGCTGGCGCTGGCCATCGCAGTGGCGGCGCGGGCGATCGCGCAGGGCGCGCTGGACTCGGCGCACCTGCTCTCGTTCCTGGCGGCGGCGATGCTGCTCTACCAGCCGGTGAAGGCGCTCTCGGGCACCGGGCAGCTGGTGGTGACCGCGCTCGCGAGCGCGGAGCGGCTCTTCGAGATCCTCGACGCCGATGCCTCGCCCGATTCGCCCAACGCCAAGCCGCTCGCGCCGTTCACGAGCGAGGTGCACTTCGAGAACCTCACGTTCAGCTACGGCGACAAGCCCGTGCTCCGCGGGCTGGAGCTGACTGTGCGGCGCGGCGAGCGGGTGGCGCTGGTCGGAACCTCGGGCGCTGGCAAGAGCACGCTGGCGAATCTGCTGCTCGGCTTCTGGCGGCCGACGTCCGGCGCGATTCGCGTCGACGGGGTGGATCTCTGCGACGCGACGCTGGCCAGCTGGCGCGCGCAGCTCGCGCTGGTCACGCAAGAGCCCGTACTGTTCTACGGAACCGTGCGCGAGAACCTGATGGCCGCGCGTCCGGGCGCGAACGAGGCCGAGCTTCGCGACGCGTGCCAGGCCGCGGGCGCGCTGGACTTCGTGCTGGCGCTGCCGGGCGGCTTCGACGCCCCCGTCGGCGAGCGCGGCGGGCTGCTCTCGGGCGGACAGCGCCAGCGCTTGGCGCTCGCGCGTGCGCTGCTTCGGGCCGCGCCGATCCTGGTGCTCGACGAGGCCACCAGCGCGCTCGACTCCGAGAGTGAGCAGCTCGTGGAGCAAGGCGTCGCGCGGCTCCTCGAAGGACGCACCGCGGTGATCATCGCGCACCGGCTCTCGACCATTCAGCGCTGCGATCGCATCGCGGTGATCCACGAGGGCCGCGTGGCGGAAGAGGGCGATCACGCGTCGCTGCTCGCGAAGAACGGCTTGTACGCGCAACTGTGGCAAAGCTTCGTCGGTGTGAAGGCCGCCTAG
- a CDS encoding CapA family protein: protein MIHALLSLALLADPAAPAPDTELVIQAVGDLNLSGDADETMKQKGYAHAFDGTRKLLSEGDINVANLETPITTRGSKQDKRFTFRMRPDSAKAIAEAKIGLVSQANNHAIDYGVEGLADTLKALDAAGVAHAGAGMNLAEARKAAIVTVKGVKVGLLSYSLTFPTEFYATKDHGGTAHGEATWLAADVKALRPQVDVLLVAFHWSAELLETPKPYQHELGHLAIDSGADAVLGTHPHILQGIEIYRDKPILYSLGNYAFGSRSHKAADSALVRLRFAGNKLKGLSAIPLDVDNTHLDFDPQVATGERAKRIGSHLAELSSKLGTTLEAHGDAWELSLEPQNVAQKSPSSAPK from the coding sequence ATGATCCACGCACTCCTCTCGCTCGCGCTCCTCGCAGATCCAGCCGCTCCCGCTCCGGACACGGAGCTCGTCATCCAGGCCGTCGGAGACCTGAACCTCTCCGGCGACGCCGACGAGACGATGAAACAAAAAGGTTATGCGCACGCCTTCGACGGCACGCGCAAGCTGCTCTCCGAGGGCGACATCAACGTCGCCAACCTGGAGACGCCCATCACCACCCGCGGCTCCAAGCAGGACAAGCGCTTCACCTTCCGCATGCGGCCCGACTCGGCCAAGGCCATCGCCGAGGCGAAGATCGGCCTGGTCTCGCAGGCCAATAACCACGCCATCGACTACGGCGTCGAAGGGCTCGCGGACACGCTCAAGGCGCTCGATGCAGCGGGCGTCGCGCACGCGGGTGCGGGCATGAACCTCGCGGAGGCGCGCAAGGCGGCCATCGTCACGGTGAAGGGCGTGAAGGTGGGGCTGCTCTCGTACTCGCTGACGTTCCCCACCGAGTTCTACGCGACCAAGGATCACGGCGGCACCGCGCACGGCGAGGCCACCTGGCTCGCCGCCGATGTGAAGGCCCTGCGCCCGCAGGTCGACGTGCTGCTCGTGGCCTTCCACTGGAGCGCGGAGCTCCTGGAGACGCCCAAGCCCTACCAGCACGAGCTCGGGCACCTGGCCATCGACTCCGGCGCCGACGCCGTGCTGGGCACGCACCCGCACATCCTCCAGGGTATCGAGATATATCGCGACAAGCCCATCCTCTACTCGCTGGGCAACTACGCGTTCGGCTCGCGCAGCCACAAGGCGGCGGATTCGGCGCTGGTGCGGCTGCGCTTCGCGGGCAACAAGCTCAAGGGGCTCAGCGCCATCCCGCTCGACGTGGACAACACCCACCTCGACTTCGATCCCCAGGTCGCGACCGGTGAGCGCGCCAAGCGCATCGGCTCACACCTCGCGGAGCTGTCGTCGAAGCTGGGCACCACGCTCGAGGCGCACGGCGACGCGTGGGAGCTCTCGCTGGAGCCTCAGAACGTGGCCCAGAAGAGCCCCTCGTCGGCGCCGAAGTAG